The genomic window AAAGCCCTTGTTTACTCCCCTACACCAGGCAGAAGGTTTTATATTTGGGAATCATTTtagaattttgaaatatgtattaaagcaaaaaaaattttaacgtGACTTAAGATCTTAAAAGATGGTTTTATGTGCCTCAAAAAgacatatgaaataaaatttgtgcTATATAAAAATATCCCTGAAGTACAAGAGCTAGAAAGGGATGAAATCTCACCCCTTTCCACAAAGACTAAAACATCCTCCAAGTTTATTCATTGAAATATTCAAGCATGTGAATGTAAAGTTATTAATTGCAGATAATTTGTGGTGATTTCCTTTTGAAGCCAACAGAGATGTTCTCTTGGATTTGAGTTCCAGAAGGTGCCTCAACAGCCTGGAAGTAGTGGGGGAGGGATATAGTTAGGGAGAGGAGAAAGCTAAGATGACTAAACGTTGGACCTGTCAACTTTATTTCATCCGGAGCtctacttctctttctctcatattTAGAAATCCTGACTGGGAATCCATGTGGGAGTAATTTTTCTACCGTTAAAACGAATTTGAAAAATCACTAGACTTAACCTTTAAGGATTGCAATTCCTTCTATATCTATAACACTTTGAATACATTTCTGTATGAGAGAacatgaaggaataaaaaagagagataagaGAGCCTGAATCTCTACATAGTTAGTTCCTTCATCTTTGTTGCCATTGCCAAAATGGTTGCACATCCTTCCAGACAATTTGGCTAGATTACATTCTTTATGGGTTGTGAAGCTGCTCAGGGTGAATGGATCAGCTGTGCTCCACACAGCATGTTCAGCCACTCTTTCCAGCCGCTACGGTCTCTTTAGTGAACCACTTCTTCAAGTGTGCTAGTCTATCATCATAGCAATAAACACTTAAAGCCCTCTCCATGTCAGCCATTGACTGCCTTCTCAGAGAGCCACATATGTAGGCTTCAGTTTTGTCTACAAACACACAGTTGTTGGGGGACAAACAAAGTGAAAAACACtgtttattttgcaaacaacCGCTCAGAAACTATATATTCCTCTAAATTTAgtaaactttttcaaaataacttGACTGAATCCAGTCTTTTTTACACCTTCCAACCAGTCTTTGTTTGTTGAtacattcttttatatttgtgAGAAGTACATAAAGACTTCCTCAAGGTCGTGAGGCTCCTTGTGTAGCCATCTCATGACCTCAGCTCACACAAGGAGATATTGTAGAAGTTACCTCGATGGTGTAAGTTTCTCTCCTGGTAACAGTGTGTAGTGAAGAGTCTGGAAATTACACTAATGATTGTGGACCACCAGAATACTTTAGTGTTCAATACCTTCAACCAGGACCCTGGAATTTCTTGAGAAATTTAAAGCAACTTCAAAATACTCAATTCAATTAAGTTCTGCAGTAGGTCAGATGATTCAtttagattcattcattcattctttcagtcaTTCACCATTTCCCCCTCTATAGCACTCTGTCTTTcatattagtaaaaaaaaaaaaaaaatagaggcttCTGGTTTTGATGGGACATTTCATCTTGGTAAAATGAACTAAGTTGAGGTACCTCCTTTAAGAATTATTTGTGGAAACTTTCCATGTCACACATAAGTTTTTTTCCTCAGTCCCCATTACAAGTTAGAAAAGACTGTATCagtcaaaaagaaaagatacagcTTTACTGGATATAGTCCAAGAAGATACAATTAATTATAGGTGCAACTTCCAAGATGGTGTGTGTTTTTATTACttgtaagacatttaaaaaacatttttaaaaacatttataggATCTGTGGTTAAAATACAAATAGTCCTTGTAAATTTAATTATCAGAATAAAGGCTCCAGTGAGTAGAGGTTTTGAGTCCTAACACAGGGCACAGGACGCCTCTGGGAGGGGTGGGCTGCGGAATAGCCATGCTGACAAAGCACCATAGAGATCTACAGAGGAGATAAGCCACTGTCACTGGGAAAGGCTTTGAGGTGATTGACAGGTGTTTTATAAATTGCCTCTGGCAGCAAGCAATCAGCACTGGGGAAGACTAAAAAGATACCAAGTGGAGACAGGTAATTGCCCCATAAAAAAGCTCACCATCCTAAGATCTACTCCTTAAAACAGATGGCTTTGGAAGGAAAAACTCCTCCCTGCTTCCCAGTGAAGCTGGTTCATGATTCTTTCTTGTGTCTTTACCCCACCTTAATCCATCACCTCCCATTCTGTTTCCCACAAAGACCAAATTCCTAAAGCATGCTCAATAGAAGGGAGTTGTCCACACATGCAGCCAATAATACCCACATCATTTATAAGGCAACAGACTCAGGCTCTGGGATTGGAGGTGTGGCCGCTGCAATGCTTTCCTCTCTTCACTAACATGCCACCAGTGTGCTGAGCCAGAGTTCAGGTACTGTTATGAGTCACATTTCACACCCTTTGGCTACAGCAGAGTGTTTCTGAGGCAAACGCTCCCTCTGCCTTGCAGACTTAAACAAACAATCCTCTTGAGAATCACAGGTGACTTTGTTTCTCTTCTGAGAAGGCGCCCTCTCTGTCATTGTTTCAGTGTAGACTCTGAAAGGTGAgcttcaaaacaaaaacacagaaactcAGGAAGGTCAGGCTTGCTAGTCAATGAAGATCAGGAGTGCAAGAGGAAAAGATAACCTGAGGTTGAATTGCAGGAATGTTGGTGCCATTCTCTcgtttcctttcctttgcctcATTTGACTGTGACAGAAAAGAATGCCCAGTCCCCAGGCACACTAATCTATGCACTCATGAGAATCCACATTCGTTGTCATCTTCCTTGATAAATATAAACCCCACAATATGACCCAGGCAACCAAATCCAGCCCTTCCACCTATAGCCCTTTATTCCCAGGAGGTTCAACCTTCTACTCCTTCTGCCTAGGACCTAGTTCAATTTCTGATTCTGGAAATCCCTAATCCAATTTCTGATTTGGGCTTCCTCAAAAATATGTTGGGCTGGACACATGCTTTGGTGcacctgtgtaatcccagctactcatgaggctgaggcaggaggatggcttgagcccaagaatttgagacgggcctgggcaacataacaagacttggtcacttaaaaataacaataacagtaTGTTAGGAATTTGAAATTCAAGATACCTCTggcaaaataattattatttataatattaattattaataatattttattaataataataaaaggaaaacaaaagaaaactcccACAGTCATAATCCCATGATAATGCAGCAAGAACCTGTTTCTGTGGAAAGGGGACTCAGGTTATACATGCAATGGACATAACATGCTAAGATGAAGAAAAGCACACTTTGAAATAGattattttaatgtcttcttgacatgaaaatattttgggcAATATTTAGTACAAttttctagaggaaaaaaaattggctCACCTATGATGAACTGTGCCTACTTCAtcatgattagaaaaaaaaatctgttatcttATTCTTTATCAACAACCAATACCAACTATTACCTCCACCTCAATCTCATGAATGTAGTCAAATCATGATTTGGTGCCTACTGTACCTTTCCCTAATTTTAACCTTTAAAAAGCTAAGCAGTCTTACCAGTTGGAGCCAGAACTTCAGTCTTTTCCTGGACTGCCCAGTTAGAGTCATTAAACCCCCATGTCCTCTGCAAACTAAGAAGTACAACTCTTTGCCTTTGTCTTCTCCAGGATTCGCAGCGACGAATCCACTAGGCCCCACTATCATTTTCACTTGCTCTCAATGCTTTAAAAGACATTTTGCTACATCCCTAATACCCATCCCCTACCTTCCTCTATGTGCGAGAAACAACCAGGAGTCCATACTCCTTCACATAGAATTAGTGACTCTAGGAACACGGAGTGAGTCTGACTTGATCTGAGCCAATTTTGTATCTCATTCACATTGCTTTTAATTAAAATAGGCATGGGCACTAGAAGTCATTCAGGCCAATGAGACATGAGAGAAGTATTCAAGGGGGTTTCTGGGCAGTTTTTCCTTACATGAAGAAAGAGAAGCACCAGAAGAGATGACCTCTGGACATTGATAGGACTGGATCTGATGCCTGAAACTGCTGCAGCAATCTTAGAGCAGTGAAATGAACTAGACCCGAGCTGTCCAATATTACAGCCACaggtggctactgagcacttggaATGTGGCTAGTCTAAAACGAGAAATGCTAATCAAATATCTCACTAATAATTATATTCACATTTCCAGTCATGAGACTGCTGAATCGAACGGTAGTTCTGTttgtagttctttgagaaatctgcaaactgctttccacagtagctgagctgatttacacttccaccaacagtggataaatgttctcttttctctgcagtcttgccaacatctgttgttttttgtctttttaatgatagccattctgactggtgtgaaatggtatctcattgtggttttgatttgcattactctgatgattaaagatgtggaacatttttcatgtttcttggctgcttgtaggtcttcttttgagaagtttctgttcatgttttttgcccatgttttaatggggttattcatttttttgtatgttgatttgtttaagctccttatagattctggatattagtgctttgtcagatgcatagtttgtgaatattctcTCACACCCTGTAGGTTctctttactctgctgattatttcttttgctgtgcaaaagctctttagtttaattaggtctcacttatcaatttttgtttttgttgcaattgctttggaagacttagtcataaattccttCGTAAGGCTGATGTCCATAATGgtgtttcctagattttcttctagaattcttacagtttgaggtcttacaattatatctcaagttaatttttgtataggatgAAAGGTAGGggtctatttttattcttctgcatatggctagccagctatcccagcaccatttattgactagggagtcctttccccattgcttacttttgtcgactttgttgaagatcagatgattgtaggtgtgtggatttatttctgggtgctctcttctgttccattggtctatatgtctgtttttgtaccagtatcatgctgttatGGTTACTATGGCCTtgcagtgtagtttgaagttaggtaatgtgatgcctctggctttgttctttgtgcttaggattgctttggctattcaggcccttttttggttccatatgaattttagaatagttttttctaattctatgaaaaattatgttggtaatttgataggaatagtgttgaatctgtagattgctttgggcattttgcccattttaacaatattgatttttcctatccatgagcatggaatgttttttcatttgtttgaatcatctacaattttttttcagcagtgttttgtagttctccttgtagagatcttttacctccttagtTAGACATATTCctacgtgtgtgcgtgtgtgtgtgtgtgtgtgtctattgtaaatgggactgCGTTCTTGATCTCTCTGCTTGAACTTTATCagtgtgtagaaatgctactaatttttgtacgttgattttgtatcctgaaacataACTAATGTTGTTTATCAAGTTTAGGAGGCTTTTggcagtctttagggttttctaggtatagaatcatattataAGCAAACAAAGATAgcttgacttcttttcctatttggatgcgttttatttcattcacttccctgattgctctggctaggacttcctcatattatatttttattggatgACATTAAGGTAGACTGATGATAAAGCCCAAATGCTAAAAATTGCAGAGCTGAAATGTGAAGAAAACTTAGTCCTAGATAATGTCCTTAACCAAACTTTTGACTTCATTTATAACTCTGGAGCTGTCCTATCCCAAGACTTCCTTTGTTGTGGGATAGGAATCTCCCTTATAGTTTAAGTCATTGCAAGTTGAGTTTCCCATTACTTACAGCTAAAAAGTCTCAACACAATGACTTTCTGTCATTATCTAGAGAGGCCACTTTGACTATGCCAATCTCATAGTTAGAACCAGTAAGCTCACTGAGACAGAAGACTCTGGCCTTCTATGGACAAGTCCTCGGACATACAGCAAAAAGCATGGATTTTAAGAtctaatgtcttctttttccttgttttcaaaattgaaatgaaaacatcACTTAACCTATAAGAATATTGCAAGTATTGTCACTTAGAtgctatattagtttgctagggctgccataacaaactaaCATAAAcaggatggcttaaacaacagaaatttgttgtcTAACAGCTTTGGAAACTAGAAGTtggagatcaaggtgtcagcaggactggTTCCTTGTGACGGCTgtgaggaagaatctgttccataCGTCTCTCCTAGATTCTGATGGTCCGCTGGCTATATTTCGCATGCTTTGGCTTGAGGATGTATtaccccaatctctgcctttatGTGCACAGGGCGTTCTCCCTGTGCGCTGTTGGTgcccacatttccctttttataagaacacaGTCATTTTGGATTAGAGCCCACCTTAATAATTTCACCTTAGCTCgaacatctgcaaagaccctatagAATTTTAACATCTTTTGGGGAGAcgtaattcaacccataacagtggCTACATAAACTTCTGTTGAATTGAaattaattgtgtttttaaaattgcaaGCCTCCACACAAACCTAGGTACTATGCAATCATAGAAAAAGGAGTACATTTCCCTCCTGTCCAAAAGAGGGCATAGAAAGTTCAAGCAGCAAACATTTTCATTCACCAGGTACTTTGAATGGGTTCAGAAAAAAGTTGTTGCAActagatatttaataaaaaaatgatTTGGCCACTGGCGATTTAAAGCTGTAGCCAATACTGTATATTCTGATGAGTAAGTTGACTCCTTTTATAAGTCAATCTACATTTTTTCTGATTTGTGTTTTGACCTAGACAAGTCATGTAGGTTGACCCTCTTCCTGTGGTGGAATTTCCCACAACCTGCTGTTTAAGCAGCTGTTCACTCCTCTAAATCACTCCCATTCTGTAACCCGTCAGCAACTGGGTTTTCAAGTTAGCTAAATGGCAAACCACACGGCACTGCATCACAAGCCAATGGAAGTCTGCTTTTTCCAAATgacttaagttttaaaaattgatttatatCCCCAATATTCTTTGGCCCCAAAACTTTTGCAACCCCTACTATTCACTAAAGATTTCTCTATTTCATGGATTTTTCTATATTAACcatgcattctttttatttccttttgttttttcagaaataCAAAAGCGTGAGGTTCTTAGGTTCAGTAAATCCCCTAATAACTGACAACAGATGAGAACAAAGACTTCATTTGTAAAAGAGAAGATTTTCTGCTTTTGTTCTGCAAATTAATTTTTCCCACTATGGCTGCAGTGTTTCTCTTTGGCATTTCTACGAGTCTAGCCCTAATTGGACAGAGTAGCATAGGGCTGCAAGTTATAAAACCAGAGTCATGAAGGCCTCTCATGTTTGCACTCTAGGTTCAAACATCCACGGAGAATTTGCAATTCAAAGATGTTTCAAATTTTCAGGATCCCTAATTGTTCACTCttcaaaaggaagagaagagtctGATGATGCTgggtaatatttattgagagtgGACCATGCTTCAGGAACTGTGCTAGGTCCTCACATACATTAGCTCCAATCCTCAGACCAATCCTGTAATAAACGTATTATTATCCCTACGTGGCAGAAGACACAACAGAGACTCAGATCTAAGTTTAGTAGATTGCCCAAGAGCACAGCTGGCAAGAAATAGAACCAAGATTCTATTCTAGATATCAATGGTCACTCCCTTTCTCTTTTATCATAAAATTTATACTAAATATTTTTCACTTCATCAACAAACAAAAGGTAGCCCCAAAACTCTTGAGAAAAACTTATTGCAGTCACTGGGAATTATTCTTATTGTTTAAAAAGTTATTACATAAATATCCTTACTGTTTCTGTTCACAGCAGTAATCCACAGGTATCATGGGCTTTTATGAGAAATTCTAGATCTTACAGGACAGCAAGAGGACACTGCCTTACATGccacttttgaaaataaaagttagTAATTAAATCCGTAGTTAATTGAATTCAGCAGCAAACACTAATAAGAATTTATGGCATACAACAGAGTCAACACCTATCACCCCTGGGTCAAAGCCTgactgctgcctgtttttgtacaatctatgAGCTGagaatagtttttatatttttgaatggttaaaaaatatatcaaaacaagaatattattttgtgagcgttatatgaaattcaaatttcaggggcaataaaaaatgtatttttgggaACACAGCCATATTCATTCATCTATGTACTGTCTATGGCTTTGAGCTACCACAGCAGAGTTCAGTCATTGTGGCAAAGATTGTATGGCTTGCAAAGCCACAAATATTTACACAAAAAGTTTGCCAAACCCTGTTATACTAGTCATTATGGAAGCATCTATAAAGGTGACCAGAATAGGACATAGATTCTGCTCTCAAAGAAAAGTatgttgatgcaaaagtaattgcggttttgtcattactttcaatggcaaaaaccacaattacttttgcgccaacctaaACAATTTAGGAGGGGGTTAGGATTTGTATAAGAATCTTAAGGACAAGGAAAACAAGGCCAATGTCATAAGGGATGTTTGAGCTAAGTGAACATTCAAAGGAGGGGAAATTATCAAGAGGTATGGAAATAGAGACCTGCTCTATGTTAAATCCTTACCCTGGTTTATATGGTAACTGAAAAACAGTTACTGCACATGGAGCTCCTTTCGTCTTACTTTAATCTGCctccatatacacatatacacaagagATCATAAAAGTGCTTTTCAAGAatgactttattttcaaaattatattttcttaagcCCCTAAAATATTCCATTTGAGCTAAAGTCATTTATATGAAACTCTGACACATTGTCCATGAATTTTAGAGCTCAAAAGAATAGATATTATTTAACCCAACActttcattttccagatgagaaaactaagcccAGAAAGGTAAAGAGAATTTCTTAAGTTCAAACAACTAGTAAATGACTGAGCTGGCAgtaaaggagaggaaagggatcTGTAATTCATAGTGTACTTGCTTCTACATACAtcttctaatttaattctcacagcagccCTACAAGGTAGACCTTATGTCCATTTTACAAGAcaaaaaactgaagctcagagaaagtaaaacaaaaatgtacCTAAGGTCTCACAGATAGTATTTatagaagccagaaacaaaaacTCCAAATCCTGtgatttttatactttataatcTCCTGAGGAGTTGTAATAGAGTTTTTTTACCTTAGCACACATGATTCCCCTAGTTCTAAAAAGAAGGCATGTAGCTTAAATGAATGGTTTTCTCAAATCACCATGCATGTGCCTTCCCCTTGGCACAGTTCTGGCGAACTTGGATAAAAGAGCATTGGTCACTTACAGACTTGCCTTATGTTATTCTTTCCTCAAATTAAACCGTACTGTGTCTTCATTTTAGAAACATTGGTTCCCTTTCGGGGGGGCACGAAGTAAAAATCCGGTAGTAATTCTTCTGTTGTGCATTAGGCAGGCATTAGCTCAGATTAATGAATCATTTATTTGCATCACCAAATATAAACATATAGGTTAACCTGGTGCTTAGCTAGGACTCAGAGTTTTAACCATTTGTTAGTTATAACATGTGGCTATGTAGTAATATgctcaataaaacaaacaaacaaacaacaacaacaacaaaaacactataACTCTTACCCCTAAAAGACCCTGTGCTCTTCAAATGATATACTAAAGATTAGCTAGATGTTCACCCCATCATGTCCTCTTCTTCCTGAGCTTATGATTATACTATTagcttggtgcaaaagtgattgtgGTTTTGCCAATTGCTTTACCAAacaaccacaattacttttgcaccaacaaaATACATTCCTCAGCGTCAGAGAAAGTAAGTacatccacattacattcatcaGCCTCCATTACAGTTAGGTGCGGTTATACGACTGAGTCTGGCCACTAAAATGTGGGCAGAAGGGAACCATGCACCCTCCACCTAAGGCCTGCCATAAACCCTTCAGCACAGTCATCGTATTCCCTCTCTTTCCTCATCTCTTAGCCACACACAGAGCAGCTGTTGGAGATTCTCAAGACCATCTGAGACATGATTGAACCACTAAAGGCAAAGAAACTAGACTCCTCTGACTCCAATTAACCTACATTGGCCCAGTAAGAAAGGGAGAAGTAAGCTTACTGTGCTGTCATTGAGATTTGGGGGTGTTTTCACAGCATTTAGTCAGCCCAGGAGATTTTAAAGTGATTGCATTGGAAGGTCATGTGCCATGGCTCAAATGTTTCTAGCTGTTTGATTTTCTCATTCCCTTTGTATCCTATCTGACTTGATTTTCAACATTCATGTTCCCAGTAGAGGTGGCTCTTCATTTTTCAGCGTGAATTTCATTACTGACAGCAACCAAATGACATACGTTAccaaattttgtaaataaagattaATCACACCGTGCAATAAGTTTACCAATCAAAAGTAATATGTGACTGTAAAGCAGTGACTCTAGTGCAAATCTGGCCCACAGCCTGGTTTTTGTAGATAAAGTTGtattggaatacagccatgcTCATTGTTTACATGCTCTCTACAGTTGCTTTCACTCAGGACAACAGCAGAGTAGGTGCAACTTAGtctgcaaatttttaaataattactatCTGGGCACTTTACAGAAAAACTTGTCAACTCTGCCTCTAAATGAACAAAACTCATTTCCTTCATTAATTGTCCTACTGACTTCGAATGCAATTCCAGGATAGAAATCCCAAAAAGTTTCAGGCGTGCCAGCATTGTGGGACCAATTACAGAAACCCCTAAGAAAATGACTTTGAGGTCACAGGTCTGGAGGCCAGCAGTCGCGTACCTAGGATGCCGCGTGGAAGCCGAAGCCGCACCTCCCGCATGGCCCCTACGGCCAGCCGGGCCCCTCAGATGAGAGCTGCACCCAGCCCAGCACCAGTTGCTCAGCCACCAGCAGCGGCACCCCCATCTGCAGTTGGCTCTTCTGCTGCTGCGCCCCGGCAGCCAGGTCTGATGGCCCAGAGGGCAACCACTGCAGCTGGCGTGGCTGTGGGCTCTGCTGTGGGGCACACACTGGGTCACGCCGTTACTGGGGGCTTCCGTGGAGGAAGTAATGCTGAGCCTGCGAGGCCTGACATCGCTTACCAGGAGCCTCAGGGAACCCAGCCGGCACAGCAGCAACAGCCTTGCTTCTATGAGATCAGACAGTTTCTGGAGTGTGCCCAGAACCAGGGTGACATCAAGCTCTGTGAGGGTTTCAATGAGGTGCTGAAACAGTGCCGACTTGCAAACGGATTGGCCTAATCAAGAAGTTCAACCCGGAGAGATGGAAAATCAGCTCTCATAACTAAGTTAATTtagtataaaaatagaattgataGTGAGGTATAATGTGTAACCATCAGTTAAACCTCTCCTGTCATTCCTAGCTTCCTTGCTTCAGAATTGAAATGGAAGGAGGAGTGTTCCTACTCTGTAGAATCTGGGACTGGGCAAACGTTTGTGTGGCCTCCTTAAACTAGCtgttatgattttattctttgtgaGTTAATTAGAATAAAGtcattttcttccaaaaaaatgACTTTGAATAAACAATTCTCATGTGAAAGAATATGTTCCATGGCATTGGTTAGAAATCAATCATATCCTaacttttaaacaaatttaaaagacaagTTATACACTAGAAGGAACTATTTGTTGATAAAGCAGTAGTATCCAGAATAAATACAGAATTCCCACAAATAattactactactaataaaacACCCTAAGAATACAGA from Pongo abelii isolate AG06213 chromosome 13, NHGRI_mPonAbe1-v2.0_pri, whole genome shotgun sequence includes these protein-coding regions:
- the LOC100459916 gene encoding coiled-coil-helix-coiled-coil-helix domain-containing protein 2-like produces the protein MPRGSRSRTSRMAPTASRAPQMRAAPSPAPVAQPPAAAPPSAVGSSAAAPRQPGLMAQRATTAAGVAVGSAVGHTLGHAVTGGFRGGSNAEPARPDIAYQEPQGTQPAQQQQPCFYEIRQFLECAQNQGDIKLCEGFNEVLKQCRLANGLA